Within the Actinomycetota bacterium genome, the region CGCCGCGGCCAGCTGGGAGACGCAGCTGCGGGAGGGGACATGCTCGCCCGCTACGGCGGGGAGGAGTTCGCGGCCCTGCTGGTCGGCTGCTCCCAGGTCGAGGCGGTGGCGATCCTGGACCGGGTCCGCGAGGCCGCGCCACTGGGCGAGACCGTCTCGGTGGGTGTCGCCCAGTGGGACGGCCAGCAGTCGCCCGAGCAGCTCATCGGCATCGCCGACGACACCCCTACAAGGCCAGGCACCAGGGCCGGAACCGCGTCGCCACGCCGTCGCCGGCGGCCCAGCCGGGCGAGCAGTCCTCGAACCCCGATCGGCTCGGCGCAGCCGAGCTAGGCCAGGCCGCGGCGGGTGGCGGCCGGGGGGCGGCGGCCGAGGATGGCCTCGGTCATGCGGACCACGCGGACGGTCGCCGCGACCTCGTGGACGCGGACGATGCTGGCCCCGGCGGCGACGCAGAACGCGGCCGCGGCCAGGCTGCCCTCGAGGCGCTGGTCGAGCGGGACGTCGAGGGTCTCGCCAACGAAGTCCTTGTTGGACAGGGCGACCAGCAGCGGGTGGCCCATGTCGGCCAGCTCGCCCAGGCGGCGGGTCAGCTCCAGGGAGTGGAAGGTGTTCTTGTGGAAGTCGTGGCCGGGATCGACGATCACCCGATCGGCCGGCACGCCATGCCGGACGGCGAGCGCCACCCGTCCGGTGAGGAAGGCGCGCACCTCGGCGACCACGTCGGCGTAGGCGGGCCGGTGGGGGCGGGTCCGGGGCGGCCCGCCGGTGTGCATCACGACCAGCCCGGCCCCGGCCTCGGCGGCCGCCTCGGCCACCCTCGGGTCGTGGAGGCCCGAGGGGTCGTTGACGACGTCGGCGCCGGCGGCCAGGGCCTGGCGGGCCACCCCGGGCCGGAAGGTGTCGACCGAGATGACCGCGTCGGTGCGGCCGCGCAGCGCCTCGACCAGCGGCACCACCCGCTCCAGCTCCTCGGCCTCGTCCACCGGCGCGCCCGGGCCCGCCTTGACCCCGCCGACGTCGAGCCAGTCGGCGCCCTCGGCCAGGGCCCGCTCCCCGGCGGCCACGGCGGCGCCGAATCCGTAGGTGGCCCCCCGGTCGTAGAACGAGTCGGGCGTGCGGTTGAGAATGGCCATGACCGCGACCCGGCGACCGAAGTCGAAGGTGCGCCGGCCGTAGGTTCGCAGCATGCCGGCGATGGTAGCCGACGGCCCGGCCGAGAAAGGAGCAGCGCGTGCGTGTCCACCTGGAGGAGCGGGTGGCGATCGCGGCCCCGCCCGAGGCGGTGTTCGCCGCCGTTGCCGACTGGGAGGGCCAGTCGGAGTGGGTCGCCCTGACCACGGTGACCGCCGACGGCGGGCCCCACCGGGTCGGGGAGCGGCTGGTCGCCGAGACCAGGCTCGCCGGGATCGGGTTCAGCGACCCCATGGAGGTGACCCGCTTCGACCCGCCCCACCGCATCGACGTGCGCCACCTCGGCCGGGTGGTGCGGGGCACGGGCACCTTCGTGGTCGAGCCCGCGCCCGGCGGCGCCTGGTTCGCCTGGGCCGAGGACGTCGAGCTGCCCCTGGGGGTGGTCGGGCGGCTCGGGTTCGCGGTCGTTGGGCCCGCGTTCCGGCTGCTGCTCCGGCGCAACCTGCGCCGCCTCGCCCGGCGGGTCGAGTCCCGCCCCCACCTGCGCAGGCGCCCGGCATAGGTGGTAGCGTCGCGCCGCGCCGCCCCCCGAGGCCGGCCCGAGCAGGAGCAGTCGCATGGGCCCCGTCCGCCGCCGCACCACCGCCCTGCTGGTCGTCGCCGGCCTGCTGCTGGCCGCCGTGACCGGGCTGGCCTGGTTCCTGGTGGGGGAGGACGACCCGGCCGCCGAGGCCACGGCCGGGGCCCCCACCACCCTGGACCCGGCCGCGCCGGAGCCGACCACGGCGCCAGGCCCGACCACGGCCTCGGGTGCCGCCCCGACCGCGTCGTCGACGGAGGCCGGCGCCAGCCAGGGCACGACCGGCCCGCCGGCCCCGCCCGCCCCGGCCTGCGCCGGGGTCCTGTCCGGGGCCGAGGCCGCGGCCGCCCTGGGCACGCCGGTGGCCAGGGTGGAGACCCGCGACGGCTTCCTGGTCCGCACCTGCACCTTCTGGAGCAGCGGCGACCGCTACCTGCTGGTCCAGGTCAACCGGGGCGTGGCCGCCTCCAGGGACCAGTACGAGCTGAGCCGGCTGCCCGGGGACAGGAACGTCGCCGGGATCGGGCAGGCCGCCCGCTGGACCCGCGACACGGGCCTGCTCGACGTGCTCGACGGTCCCGCCCGGTTCCAGGTCGGGCTGTTCACGCCCGCCGGCCGTCCCGCCGCCGCCGAGCCCCCGGCCCGGGTGGAGGCGGCGGCCAGGGCGGTCGCGGCCCACCTCTAGGTCGCGGGCGGTAGCATCGCCGGGCCAGGCCGCCAACCCCCGGAGGCGAGATGCCGAACCTGCTCCAGGGCGGCCGAGGCCGTCCCCTGCATCCGATGCTGGTGCACTTCCCGATCGCCCTGTACCCGACCAGCCTGGTGTTCGACGCCCTCTCCCACCTGGCGGCCGACGGCAACCCGTTCGTCCGGGGCGCCTTCACCCTGATCGTGGTCGCCCTGGTGGTCTCGGCCCTGGCCGTGGCCGCCGGCTTCGCCGACTTCCTGACCATCGAGAACGGCAGCCGCACCTGGCGCATCGCCGTGCTCCACATGAGCCTGCAGCTGGTCACCGGCGGCCTATTCCTGGCCAACGCCCTCCTGCGCGGCCGCGACCTGGACGTCACCGCGACCCCGGTCGGCCCCATCATCCTCACCGTGGTCGGGCTCCTCACCCTCACCGTCGGCGCCGCCCTCGGCGGCGAGCTGGTCTACCGCCACGGCCGCCGGGTCGAGCTCGACCTGGTCGCCTCCGAGGAGCTCCCGCCGGCCCCCCCGGCCGGCCCCGACCGCCCGGCCGGGGGCTAGGCCAGGTCCCCGACCGGTAGGCCGTGCTCGGCCCGCATGCGGGCGTTCTCCTCCGGCCCGGCGTTCCAGGTCGGCAGGGCCTGGCGCAGCGCCCGCGGCCCGGTGACGGTGATCCCCCCGGAACGGAGCGCCGCCGCCCACCCGGTCCGGCCCATGTGCCAGCGGGCGAAGGCCAGCGGGTCGTCGATCGCCACCACCAGGTCGTCGCCGAAACCGGGGTCGAAGCGGCAGACCTCGGCCTCCCGGCCCGCGACCAGCATCCAGAGCCGCACCCGCCGGGCCTGGCGGGTGAACTCGAACCGCACCACCACCCGCCGCACGGGGAGCAGGTCGCGGCGGAGGAACGTCTGGGACCAGGACCACAGCACCACGTCGGGGTCGGCGTGCTCGCCCTGCATCTCCGTCCAGCGCTCGGCCCAGCCGCCGATGGCCTCCAGCACCCCGGCCAGGTCCTTGCCGGCCGGCGTCGGCTCGTACACCGACCCGCGCCCGTTCGGCTTGGGACGGATCTCCAGCACCCCGGCCCGCTCCAGCTCACGCAGGCGCCTGGCCAGCAGCGCCCGTGACAGCCCGGGCGCGCCGGCGGCGATCTCGTTGAAGGTCGAGCAGCCGAGCAGCAGGTTGCGCAGGATGATCGGCGTCCAGCGCTCGGCGAGGATCTCCGAGCCCCGTGCGATCGGGCAGAACTGGCCGTAGGTGCGCATGGGTGCAGTCTCGACCCTCATCGGCCCGCTGCCTAGTTCTTCTTGTGAACCCGGGCTGGTCGGGCGGCTGCCGGCAGGTTCACAACCTGTCCTTGGCGGGCGCCGTCCCGGCTCCCACGATGACGGCACGAGCCACCAGCAAGGGGGTCAGCGATGAGCGGGCAGTGGGTCGTCGAGGACGGCGGCGCACATACGGCGGGCGACGAGCTCCGGCAGCGGCTGCTGGCCGGAGCCCCGGTCACGCAACGACGGCTGCGGCTGGCCGGCGTGTCCACCGCCGTGCTGGAGGGCGGGAGCGGCCCACCGGTCGTGCTGCTGCACGGCCAGGGTGGCTGGGCGGGCGTCTGGCTGCCGGCCATCGCCGAGCTGGCCCGCACCCACCGGGTGGTCGCGCCCGACCTGCCGGGCCTCGGCGCCTCGCGGGTGGACGGGGACCCGCCCGGGGCCGCGACCGCCCTGGCCTGGCTGGGCGAGCTCGTCGACCAGACCTGCGCGGTCCCGCCGGTGGTGGTAGGGGCCTCGCTGGGCGGCTCGCTCGCCGCCCGCTTCGCGGCCGGCCACCGCGACCGTCTCGCCGGCCTGATCCTGGTCGGCGTGGGCGGTCTCGCCGGCAAGGTGCGGATCCCGCCGGGGATCCTGCTGGCGCTGGTCCGCCACGGCGTCCGGCCGAGCGAACGCAGCGCCATGGGGATGCTGCGGCAGGTGTCGGTCGACCCGGAACGCGTACGGCGGCGGATGGGGGAGCGCTGGGCACCGTTCCGGGCCTACTCGCTGGAGCTCTCGCGCACGCCGAGCGTGCAGCGGGCCAACCGCCAGCTGCTGCGCGAGCTCGGTCTGCGCCAGATCCCGCCCGAGGACCTCGCCCGGATCGACCTGCCCGTGACACTCATCTGGGGACGGCAGGACCGGGTGATGCCGCTGGCGGCCGCCCAGGAGGCCAGCGCCCGCTACGGCTGGCCGCTCGAGGTGATCGACGACGCCGGCCACATCCTGGCGGCCGACCAGCCGGAGGCGTTCCTCCGGGCGCTCCAGGCGGCGCTGGCCAGGCCGTGAGGCGGAAGATGCGCGGCATGGTGACCGACTGCGCGGTGGTCGGCGCGGGTCCGGCCGGGCTGGCCGCCAGTGTGGCCCTGGCCGGCCGCGGGGTCGAGCACCTGGTCCTGGAGCGGGACCGGGTCGGGGAGACCTGGCGGTCCCAGCGCTGGGACTCCTTCCGGCTCAACACCGCCGGCTGGATGAACTCGATGCTGGGCGGGCAGGCGCGCGACGCCTACGCCACCGGCCGGGAGGTCGTCGAGCGGCTCGAGCGGCTCGCCGCCGGCTGCCCGGTCCGCGAGGGTGTCCGGGTCACCCGGCTGGCCACCGCCGGCGACGGCTGGGCCATCGCCGCCCACGACGGCGAGCTGCGGGCCAGGACGGTGGTCGTGGCCACCGGCGACCAGAACCGGCCCCGGGTCCCGGCGCTGGGCCGCCGCCTCCCGGGCCGGGTCGCCCAGCTCCACGCCGCCGACTACCGCGGCCCCGGCCAGCTCCCCGACGGGTCGGTGCTGGTCGTCGGCAGCGCCCAGTCCGGCTGCCAGATCGCCGACGATCTCCTGGAATCCGGCGGCCGCCGGGTCTTCCTGGCGACCAGCCCCGTGGGCCGGGTGCCGTTCCGGCACCGCGGCCGCGAGACGGTCGAGTGGCTGGCCGAGGCCGGGTTCATGGACCAGCGTCCGCGCGACCTGCCCGACCCGTCGGTCATGGGCAACCCGATGCCGCTCGTCGCCCCCGGCCGCGGCCTCAGCCTGCCGGCGCTGGCCAGGGCCGGCGCCACCCTGGTCGGCCGCCCGGTGGCGGTGGAGGGGGAACGGGTCGCCTTCGACGACAGCCTGGCCGCCAACGTCGCTGCCGGCGACGCCCTCGCCACCCGGCTCCGGGCGATGGTCGACGAGATCATCCGCCGCCGCGGCCTGGGCGCGCCCCCGGCCGAGCCCGACGAGCACGACGCCCACGTCGCCCTGGACCCGCCGGCCGCCCTCGACCTGCGCGCCCAGGAGGTCGCCGGCGTGATCTGGGGCACGGGCTTCACCGGCGACTTCTCCTGGCTCGACCCGGCCCTGGTCGACGCCGGCGGCCAGCCCCGGCACGACGACGGCGTCGCGCCCGCCCCCGGGCTGTGGTACCTGGGGCTGCGCTGGCTGCGCCGCCGCAGCTCCGGCATCCTGCACGGCTTCCCCGGCGACGCCGCCTGGGTCGCCGGCACGGTCGCGGCCCACCTGGGCGCCGACCGCTACGGGAACGCGTCCAGGCCGGCCGCCTGGTAGGGGATGGCCTCGCGGTCGGCCAGAGCGAGCAGGGCGTCGCGGACCCGGCCAAGGGCCAGGACCTGGACGGCCGGCTCGGCGGTGGGGTCGAGCAGGCGGCGGTAGGCCTCGGCGAAGCCGGGGCCGGCGGCCCCGGTGGCGGCGGTGGCGGCAAGGGCGTGGGCCGTGTCGCGGTAGGCGGTCCGGGTGTGGAGGCCGACGACCAGCGCGGCCAGGACCGCCGCCTCCTTGACCGCCACCTGGGTGGTGAGCAGGTCGCCGGCCAGCTCGGCGGCGCGGCCCCTGGCCTCCCAGGAGAGCAGCTGGACGAGGTCGAAGGCGGCCGCGGCCGCGAACACCTCCGGGCCCGCCTCCTCGACGGCGGCCTCGTGGACGTGCTTGAGCTTGTGGAAGTACCCGCCCGGGTCGTGGATGGCCAGCTGGTTGACGTACTGGTCGGCGGCCAGGGGCCAGGCCGGCCCGATGGAGGACGCCTCCTCCAGGTAGGCGTCGGCCCCGATGGCGGCCAGGTCGACGACCAGGCCCGGGTCGCGGAGGTACAGGTAGCGGTCGGGCACCCCGGTCTCGGGACCGACGGTGATCACGGCCAGGTCGAGGCCGGCCTCCTCGCCGTCGTCGCCCCTGGCCACCGCGCCGTGGACGCCCACGGCGACGATCGCCGGCCCGTGCCGGTCGAGGAGCCGTTCGGTCAGGTCGGCGGCCAGCCGCAGTCGCCCGTCGTGGTCCACCGGTCAAGGCTACCG harbors:
- a CDS encoding diguanylate cyclase, with the protein product RRGQLGDAAAGGDMLARYGGEEFAALLVGCSQVEAVAILDRVREAAPLGETVSVGVAQWDGQQSPEQLIGIADDTPTRPGTRAGTASPRRRRRPSRASSPRTPIGSAQPS
- the folP gene encoding dihydropteroate synthase codes for the protein MAGMLRTYGRRTFDFGRRVAVMAILNRTPDSFYDRGATYGFGAAVAAGERALAEGADWLDVGGVKAGPGAPVDEAEELERVVPLVEALRGRTDAVISVDTFRPGVARQALAAGADVVNDPSGLHDPRVAEAAAEAGAGLVVMHTGGPPRTRPHRPAYADVVAEVRAFLTGRVALAVRHGVPADRVIVDPGHDFHKNTFHSLELTRRLGELADMGHPLLVALSNKDFVGETLDVPLDQRLEGSLAAAAFCVAAGASIVRVHEVAATVRVVRMTEAILGRRPPAATRRGLA
- a CDS encoding SRPBCC family protein, with the protein product MRVHLEERVAIAAPPEAVFAAVADWEGQSEWVALTTVTADGGPHRVGERLVAETRLAGIGFSDPMEVTRFDPPHRIDVRHLGRVVRGTGTFVVEPAPGGAWFAWAEDVELPLGVVGRLGFAVVGPAFRLLLRRNLRRLARRVESRPHLRRRPA
- a CDS encoding DUF2231 domain-containing protein; its protein translation is MPNLLQGGRGRPLHPMLVHFPIALYPTSLVFDALSHLAADGNPFVRGAFTLIVVALVVSALAVAAGFADFLTIENGSRTWRIAVLHMSLQLVTGGLFLANALLRGRDLDVTATPVGPIILTVVGLLTLTVGAALGGELVYRHGRRVELDLVASEELPPAPPAGPDRPAGG
- a CDS encoding helix-turn-helix domain-containing protein; translation: MRTYGQFCPIARGSEILAERWTPIILRNLLLGCSTFNEIAAGAPGLSRALLARRLRELERAGVLEIRPKPNGRGSVYEPTPAGKDLAGVLEAIGGWAERWTEMQGEHADPDVVLWSWSQTFLRRDLLPVRRVVVRFEFTRQARRVRLWMLVAGREAEVCRFDPGFGDDLVVAIDDPLAFARWHMGRTGWAAALRSGGITVTGPRALRQALPTWNAGPEENARMRAEHGLPVGDLA
- a CDS encoding alpha/beta fold hydrolase encodes the protein MSGQWVVEDGGAHTAGDELRQRLLAGAPVTQRRLRLAGVSTAVLEGGSGPPVVLLHGQGGWAGVWLPAIAELARTHRVVAPDLPGLGASRVDGDPPGAATALAWLGELVDQTCAVPPVVVGASLGGSLAARFAAGHRDRLAGLILVGVGGLAGKVRIPPGILLALVRHGVRPSERSAMGMLRQVSVDPERVRRRMGERWAPFRAYSLELSRTPSVQRANRQLLRELGLRQIPPEDLARIDLPVTLIWGRQDRVMPLAAAQEASARYGWPLEVIDDAGHILAADQPEAFLRALQAALARP
- a CDS encoding NAD(P)/FAD-dependent oxidoreductase; amino-acid sequence: MVTDCAVVGAGPAGLAASVALAGRGVEHLVLERDRVGETWRSQRWDSFRLNTAGWMNSMLGGQARDAYATGREVVERLERLAAGCPVREGVRVTRLATAGDGWAIAAHDGELRARTVVVATGDQNRPRVPALGRRLPGRVAQLHAADYRGPGQLPDGSVLVVGSAQSGCQIADDLLESGGRRVFLATSPVGRVPFRHRGRETVEWLAEAGFMDQRPRDLPDPSVMGNPMPLVAPGRGLSLPALARAGATLVGRPVAVEGERVAFDDSLAANVAAGDALATRLRAMVDEIIRRRGLGAPPAEPDEHDAHVALDPPAALDLRAQEVAGVIWGTGFTGDFSWLDPALVDAGGQPRHDDGVAPAPGLWYLGLRWLRRRSSGILHGFPGDAAWVAGTVAAHLGADRYGNASRPAAW